A genomic window from Qipengyuania oceanensis includes:
- a CDS encoding PIG-L deacetylase family protein, whose protein sequence is MVEAPVRNLVVVAHPDDEVLGFGATGAQLASQGERVHTLLMCSGADARNARPSDDELRADCLAAHRHLGFEDPCFENFPNIRFNTVPHVELVQAIEEQIAAIDPHRIFTHFPGDLNDDHGHVARACLAAARLSQRRSEPPGVRAIYLMETQSSTDWSFPAASGSFAPDTFVEVGANLDRKIEALACYRGVMRAYPHSRSEKAIRALATARGAQAGLDRAEAFMTAQAIGLR, encoded by the coding sequence ATGGTCGAAGCACCGGTAAGAAACTTGGTGGTCGTCGCTCATCCCGACGATGAGGTCCTCGGCTTTGGTGCGACCGGTGCACAGTTGGCGAGCCAAGGAGAGCGAGTACATACGCTGCTGATGTGCTCAGGGGCCGATGCCCGCAACGCGCGACCGTCCGACGACGAACTTCGCGCGGACTGTCTGGCGGCGCACCGGCATTTGGGTTTTGAAGACCCATGCTTTGAGAACTTTCCGAATATCCGTTTCAACACGGTGCCGCATGTAGAACTGGTCCAAGCCATAGAAGAGCAGATCGCTGCAATCGATCCGCACCGTATTTTCACGCATTTTCCAGGCGACCTGAACGACGATCATGGGCATGTCGCCCGGGCCTGTCTTGCCGCAGCTAGATTGTCGCAGCGTCGGTCGGAGCCGCCTGGCGTGCGCGCAATCTATCTGATGGAAACGCAGTCATCCACGGACTGGTCGTTTCCGGCGGCTTCCGGCAGCTTCGCACCCGACACTTTTGTAGAGGTCGGAGCAAATCTCGATCGCAAAATCGAGGCTTTGGCCTGCTATCGTGGCGTCATGCGGGCTTACCCGCATTCCCGGAGCGAAAAAGCGATCCGTGCTTTGGCCACCGCCCGCGGTGCCCAGGCCGGCCTCGACCGCGCGGAAGCTTTCATGACGGCGCAGGCCATCGGTTTGAGGTGA
- a CDS encoding glycosyltransferase family 2 protein yields the protein MEQRVSLITPAYKAANVIEQTIRSVQAQSYQNWEMLIAEDCGPDNTREIVSALSRSDSRIRLIEASHNGGPAAARNLALGQASGRWIAFLDSDDLWLPEKLERQIAFQLETKAALTFTGYRRISADAARTGAYVTVPDAIDYRGLLKNTAILTSSVMVDRRQTGPIHMQRCYYDDFVCWLNILREGGAARGLDEDLVRYRVLDASVSRDKGNSARQVWKTYREIEGFGTVASAWFFAHYAARAALKYRRF from the coding sequence ATGGAACAACGCGTGTCGCTGATAACACCGGCCTACAAGGCGGCGAACGTCATCGAGCAGACCATTCGGTCGGTGCAGGCCCAAAGCTATCAAAACTGGGAAATGCTCATCGCCGAGGATTGCGGACCAGACAATACGCGCGAGATCGTGAGCGCCTTGTCGCGTTCGGATTCGCGAATCCGCTTGATTGAAGCCAGCCACAACGGAGGGCCCGCGGCGGCACGCAATCTGGCTCTCGGGCAAGCGTCCGGACGCTGGATCGCATTTCTGGACAGCGACGATTTATGGCTGCCGGAAAAACTGGAACGTCAGATTGCATTTCAGCTTGAGACCAAGGCTGCATTGACCTTTACCGGCTACCGTCGAATTTCCGCCGACGCGGCCCGAACCGGCGCGTACGTCACTGTCCCCGACGCGATCGACTATCGTGGTCTGCTAAAGAACACGGCCATCCTAACCTCGTCGGTCATGGTAGATAGGCGTCAGACCGGTCCGATCCACATGCAGCGCTGTTATTATGACGACTTCGTTTGCTGGTTGAACATCTTGCGTGAAGGCGGTGCCGCGCGCGGCTTGGATGAGGATCTGGTGCGCTACCGCGTCCTCGACGCGTCGGTTTCTCGCGACAAGGGCAATTCCGCGCGGCAGGTCTGGAAAACATACCGAGAGATCGAAGGTTTCGGCACCGTCGCTTCGGCGTGGTTCTTCGCCCACTATGCCGCGCGGGCAGCATTGAAGTATCGGAGATTCTGA
- a CDS encoding class I SAM-dependent methyltransferase codes for MSSLRAQAIYGRITLANIVHRLVKRRARHSDLVATDYDQGEWMQQRQARRWEQVDDALLYADKAWLDEPAVVQIEGALWQMPGTDYYAYRRRMLHAILAKYDQETDTLYELGSGTGANLVSLATSNRYARLVGLELSATGRDVAREVVDHFGFNDIIRIGQIDLLDSDSPGFSELRGATCFTHYCLEQLPDYTERVFRNLISAGVSRVIMLEPSYELLSKFSLRDQASRTYVWRQDYQRTLVSTAARLRDEGLVRIIATEQLRFVSSPRNPPTLLVWEPVG; via the coding sequence GTGTCCAGCCTGCGCGCGCAGGCAATATACGGCCGGATTACTCTCGCCAATATCGTGCATCGGTTGGTCAAACGGCGCGCGCGGCATAGCGATCTCGTCGCAACCGATTACGATCAAGGCGAGTGGATGCAACAGAGGCAGGCGCGCCGCTGGGAGCAGGTCGACGATGCCCTGCTTTATGCTGACAAGGCCTGGCTCGACGAACCTGCGGTGGTGCAGATCGAAGGCGCACTCTGGCAGATGCCCGGAACCGATTACTATGCCTACCGTCGCAGAATGCTGCATGCGATCCTGGCGAAGTATGATCAGGAAACAGATACGCTTTACGAACTTGGCTCGGGGACCGGTGCGAACCTCGTCTCGCTCGCGACAAGCAACCGCTACGCGCGGCTGGTCGGCCTCGAATTGTCGGCAACAGGACGCGATGTTGCTCGGGAAGTGGTCGACCATTTCGGCTTTAACGATATAATCCGCATCGGTCAGATCGATCTGCTCGATTCTGACAGTCCGGGCTTCTCGGAGCTGCGCGGGGCAACCTGTTTCACCCACTACTGTCTGGAGCAGCTGCCTGATTACACCGAACGCGTGTTCCGCAATCTGATCTCGGCCGGTGTGAGCCGAGTAATCATGCTGGAGCCTAGTTACGAACTGTTGAGCAAGTTCAGCCTGCGCGATCAGGCATCACGCACCTACGTGTGGCGGCAGGATTATCAGCGCACATTGGTTAGTACTGCGGCAAGACTTCGTGACGAGGGACTTGTCAGGATCATCGCCACCGAGCAGCTGCGCTTTGTGTCCTCGCCCCGCAATCCCCCGACACTGCTGGTATGGGAACCGGTGGGTTAG
- a CDS encoding capsule biosynthesis protein, which translates to MTTPIITTLAEYQTEFWIPVAKQLRALGHTPHFISFDNRSTELLQAEGFAVRDAYKVVLHEGAEEEILASIDMPDFATISRHERYAFGTSDNTAMRRKLARAIQATHDAIRDMPADARPIIIQELGGFLSVIGVFYAARDLGLDNLFIEPSFFRGRLLFTANSFLAPSFRSAATAAPDSDVDEYLAHTVTSGSLVIPAKDRHHYASALGKMLTKRNAIRLWQKSVDKYVLGKKQEFGFIGHHVAVHLRNVLNSRRLAAHYTPLERLGSYIYYPLHVPGDVALTIRSPAYLDQLALVEELAASLPPGTSLAIKEHPAMVGMIEVGRLKDLLARRRNVAILPPATNNYQVMRGSQAVVTVNSKSGAEAGLLDKPVIVLGNAFYRDAPFANAVENPGEAAVAIKSALSGSTAICEHAAKRGWFAGLWRETLPGELYDLDPDNIRQVAQTLLEALDAHAARRGGSTPAKPDMATLTR; encoded by the coding sequence ATGACTACACCCATCATCACTACACTGGCCGAGTACCAGACCGAATTCTGGATTCCGGTAGCGAAGCAGCTTCGCGCCCTCGGTCACACGCCGCACTTCATCTCATTCGACAACCGCAGCACTGAACTGCTCCAAGCCGAGGGCTTTGCAGTCCGTGATGCGTACAAGGTGGTTCTGCACGAGGGGGCGGAGGAAGAGATCCTCGCCTCGATCGACATGCCTGACTTCGCGACGATCAGTCGGCATGAGCGTTACGCGTTTGGCACATCTGATAACACCGCGATGCGTCGAAAACTGGCCAGGGCCATACAGGCAACGCATGATGCAATCCGCGACATGCCGGCTGATGCGCGACCGATCATAATTCAGGAACTCGGCGGTTTTCTTTCCGTCATTGGCGTTTTCTACGCGGCACGCGACTTGGGGCTGGACAACCTGTTCATCGAACCCAGTTTTTTCCGAGGCCGTCTACTTTTTACTGCAAACAGCTTCCTAGCACCGTCATTCCGATCCGCTGCGACCGCCGCTCCCGATAGCGACGTCGACGAATACCTCGCTCACACGGTCACCAGCGGCTCGCTGGTCATCCCGGCCAAAGATCGTCATCACTACGCGTCCGCACTCGGCAAAATGCTCACGAAGCGTAACGCAATCCGGTTGTGGCAGAAGTCGGTCGACAAATATGTCCTCGGCAAGAAACAGGAATTCGGTTTTATCGGGCATCACGTGGCGGTGCACCTGCGCAATGTGCTCAATTCCCGCCGCCTTGCTGCACACTATACGCCGCTCGAGCGTCTCGGCAGCTACATTTACTATCCGCTGCATGTGCCCGGAGACGTGGCGCTGACCATTCGCAGTCCCGCCTATCTGGACCAATTGGCGCTCGTCGAGGAACTCGCCGCCTCGCTTCCTCCGGGAACATCGTTGGCGATCAAGGAACACCCAGCAATGGTCGGAATGATAGAGGTCGGCCGGCTCAAGGATTTGCTGGCGCGGCGGCGGAATGTTGCGATCTTGCCGCCGGCAACCAACAACTACCAGGTGATGCGAGGCTCTCAAGCCGTAGTGACCGTGAATTCGAAGAGCGGAGCGGAGGCCGGTCTGCTGGACAAACCGGTTATCGTGTTGGGCAATGCCTTCTATCGCGATGCACCATTTGCCAACGCGGTCGAAAACCCCGGTGAGGCAGCCGTCGCGATCAAGTCTGCGCTGTCGGGATCGACAGCCATCTGCGAGCACGCTGCCAAGCGCGGGTGGTTCGCCGGGCTCTGGCGAGAGACTCTGCCCGGAGAGTTGTACGATCTCGATCCGGATAACATCCGGCAGGTCGCGCAGACACTGCTCGAGGCTCTTGATGCCCATGCCGCGCGCCGAGGCGGCTCCACACCCGCAAAACCTGACATGGCGACACTCACACGATGA
- a CDS encoding DUF6418 domain-containing protein, which produces MISIGIAGVTLLFIAWLIRKRIVAAIAASLLLFSLSSRLVDILYLDLAGPIYATQLDRHVGANSATPFFCFAVLALVLPLAVAFGDRAFLRGISHKAYAASGYINGMRWLMIAGASGLIALLYLEMLRIGTIPLLSRMDRVDYNIIASPLHRLSYEMNFLISATLGIAAVIPRLQGRSVSVSANLLVLLLLVYWALTGNRFSAFVMVASFYAFPFGALILAKRAGLLTRQTVSDPWSALISPKVLMAIGGLIGAIAVVGLIVNSYYNVRGYADPVFELSQRLLVQPVEIYASHYQNFVFGGMREPDWQAIDEVLINPIDSNVNTSIKYLMINEVGFFRTEELLANGTQFAGGYPEIYLSLFGMFWAIPLMVLIGICTAWITRLAMRNIFRGYLLSSIMAIYVMFAFHLGYIGGMLNSLLAYTFYLKILILFGVFHLEQAILRRERENLVGRMQAVNGPSAGSPGFDLPRTQDGLAATAR; this is translated from the coding sequence ATGATCTCGATTGGCATAGCTGGTGTCACCTTGCTTTTCATTGCCTGGCTGATCCGTAAGCGGATAGTCGCTGCTATCGCCGCATCACTACTGCTGTTCTCGCTGAGTAGCCGGCTCGTCGACATTCTGTATCTCGATCTCGCAGGTCCGATCTACGCAACCCAACTCGATCGTCACGTGGGAGCGAACTCGGCGACGCCGTTCTTTTGCTTTGCCGTGCTGGCGTTGGTGCTCCCTCTCGCAGTTGCCTTTGGTGACCGCGCGTTTCTCAGGGGCATAAGCCACAAGGCCTATGCTGCGTCCGGCTATATCAATGGCATGCGGTGGCTGATGATTGCCGGTGCCAGCGGCCTGATCGCGCTTCTGTATCTGGAAATGCTGAGAATCGGCACAATACCGCTTCTTTCCAGGATGGACCGCGTCGACTACAATATTATAGCAAGCCCCCTGCACCGTCTGTCCTACGAGATGAACTTCCTCATCTCGGCTACCCTTGGGATTGCAGCGGTCATTCCACGATTGCAAGGACGCTCGGTCAGCGTGTCCGCCAATTTACTGGTCCTGCTGCTGCTGGTTTACTGGGCGCTGACGGGAAATCGCTTTTCCGCGTTTGTTATGGTGGCAAGCTTTTACGCTTTCCCGTTCGGTGCGTTGATTCTAGCCAAGCGCGCAGGATTGCTGACGCGCCAAACCGTCTCCGATCCTTGGTCCGCACTTATCTCGCCAAAAGTGCTGATGGCGATCGGAGGCCTGATCGGCGCCATCGCTGTGGTCGGTCTGATCGTTAACAGCTACTATAATGTGCGTGGCTATGCCGACCCGGTGTTTGAGCTATCGCAACGTCTGCTGGTCCAACCAGTCGAAATTTACGCTTCCCATTATCAGAATTTCGTCTTCGGAGGTATGCGCGAGCCAGATTGGCAGGCGATTGACGAAGTCCTCATCAATCCAATCGACTCCAACGTAAACACATCCATCAAATATCTGATGATCAACGAAGTCGGCTTTTTCAGGACCGAGGAACTGCTTGCCAACGGAACACAATTCGCGGGCGGATATCCGGAGATTTATCTCAGCCTTTTCGGGATGTTCTGGGCGATCCCGCTCATGGTTCTGATCGGAATCTGCACAGCTTGGATAACCAGGCTTGCGATGCGCAATATCTTTCGCGGCTATTTGCTGTCATCGATAATGGCGATCTATGTGATGTTCGCATTCCACCTTGGTTACATCGGAGGAATGCTGAACTCGTTGCTGGCCTATACCTTTTATCTCAAGATCCTGATCCTGTTCGGTGTTTTTCATCTCGAGCAAGCCATCCTGCGCCGCGAGCGAGAGAACCTAGTGGGGCGCATGCAGGCCGTGAACGGGCCATCCGCAGGTTCGCCCGGGTTCGACCTGCCCCGAACCCAAGACGGTCTTGCTGCGACAGCAAGATGA
- a CDS encoding class I SAM-dependent methyltransferase — protein sequence MLRNILRGALRAGAAVGAAQHETASDGFNRQSMRHTTVADKVASRIHDRSSRVLDVGCGKGGLSKHLAARGFTHLSGCDWLPQDQVDAMPDGFSYRRVDLNAEALSAYRDAEFDAIVASDVLEHLENPASILREIARVLTPGGLAFVSLPNAFNVVERVAWLARGNSTRYKTESSPEEFGHISILSSDVLRSLARRAGLEVCESSGGYFYLDGFFIMPKKEFSPRFSYNIIWTLRKPAKADASS from the coding sequence ATGCTGAGAAATATCTTGCGCGGAGCGTTGCGGGCCGGTGCAGCGGTTGGGGCAGCTCAGCATGAAACAGCATCCGATGGATTTAATCGCCAGTCGATGCGTCATACCACGGTGGCCGACAAGGTGGCGAGCCGGATCCACGACCGCAGTAGTCGGGTCTTGGATGTCGGGTGCGGCAAAGGTGGGCTGTCAAAGCACCTTGCCGCGCGCGGTTTCACACATCTGTCCGGATGCGACTGGCTGCCGCAGGACCAAGTTGATGCGATGCCCGACGGGTTTTCGTACCGTCGAGTCGATCTCAACGCCGAAGCACTATCTGCCTATCGAGACGCGGAATTCGATGCGATAGTGGCATCCGATGTACTCGAACACCTCGAAAACCCGGCCTCCATCCTGCGCGAGATCGCCCGCGTGCTCACGCCGGGAGGCCTGGCCTTCGTGTCGCTGCCCAATGCTTTCAACGTCGTCGAGAGGGTGGCATGGTTGGCGCGCGGCAATTCCACCCGTTACAAGACTGAAAGCTCGCCTGAAGAATTCGGACACATCTCGATCCTATCCAGCGACGTTCTTCGCTCGCTCGCTCGCCGCGCTGGGCTTGAAGTATGCGAATCTTCCGGCGGGTACTTCTACCTCGATGGTTTCTTCATAATGCCGAAGAAGGAGTTCTCTCCGCGCTTCAGCTACAACATCATTTGGACCTTGCGAAAGCCGGCGAAAGCGGACGCGTCGTCATGA
- a CDS encoding surface carbohydrate biosynthesis protein has translation MKVGLIIDHPIRDLPTVSMIAVALGSRGVESYIIPLYDQGLDVPLLGLDAVVTTFLRPANRHVIEAYANMGISVYVLDSEGGVLSNDGPNNPAELARAVGEGGWADLVTGYFFWGPLLHDAFVARGVLPPEKLHLTGCPRFDCASRKWRALLDADGGDFILINTAFPLVNSRFVEGGTDIDAMVSAGWDSDYVNALVADSSTAMREMLGLIAKLASRFPNEEFLVRPHPFENPDVYSHALRDLPNVTVNGEGGVLRVIARSKAVIQLNCSTAIEALMVDKLPMSPDFISSPALRQHSELPNRASMLMQSFEDMAFAIANLDVAMESFDLQERYTSVCYPYFYRIDGDASERIAAVLVRSPRNGSRNLIQSMAGCHQKPKFAQLLQGVGANLLGSRAASRLRAIIQPKRRAKRVSIGEVRHWLNKATTISGRPRLIAKPARHPFTGLPLSSIQVVATKTAGD, from the coding sequence TTGAAGGTCGGATTGATCATTGATCATCCGATCCGCGACCTGCCGACAGTGTCAATGATTGCGGTTGCCCTCGGGTCGCGGGGCGTCGAGAGCTATATTATCCCGCTCTATGATCAAGGCCTGGATGTGCCATTGCTCGGATTGGACGCCGTCGTCACGACATTTCTCCGGCCGGCCAATCGCCATGTAATCGAAGCTTACGCAAACATGGGCATCTCGGTCTACGTCCTCGACAGCGAAGGCGGCGTCCTGTCCAACGATGGCCCCAACAATCCGGCTGAACTGGCGCGTGCAGTCGGCGAGGGAGGATGGGCCGACCTCGTTACGGGATATTTCTTCTGGGGGCCGCTTCTGCATGATGCCTTCGTGGCTCGCGGGGTGCTCCCGCCGGAGAAACTACACTTGACGGGATGTCCCCGGTTCGATTGCGCCTCTCGCAAATGGCGCGCATTGCTCGATGCGGACGGTGGCGATTTCATTCTCATCAACACGGCGTTTCCTCTGGTGAATTCACGCTTTGTCGAAGGCGGCACCGACATTGATGCGATGGTGTCAGCAGGGTGGGATTCCGACTATGTCAACGCGCTCGTCGCCGACAGTTCCACAGCAATGCGCGAGATGCTTGGCTTGATCGCAAAGTTAGCCAGCCGGTTTCCGAACGAAGAGTTTCTCGTGCGGCCGCATCCGTTCGAAAACCCTGACGTCTATTCGCACGCGCTGCGCGACTTGCCCAATGTCACCGTTAATGGAGAGGGTGGAGTTCTACGCGTCATTGCCAGGAGCAAGGCCGTGATCCAGCTCAATTGCAGCACGGCGATTGAAGCATTGATGGTCGACAAATTGCCGATGTCGCCCGACTTTATTTCCAGTCCCGCGCTACGGCAGCACAGCGAATTGCCCAATCGCGCCAGTATGCTGATGCAATCTTTCGAAGACATGGCTTTTGCCATAGCTAACCTGGATGTAGCCATGGAGAGCTTCGACCTGCAGGAACGATATACGTCGGTCTGCTATCCCTATTTCTATCGTATCGACGGCGACGCGTCCGAAAGGATTGCGGCGGTGCTGGTGCGATCGCCTCGCAACGGCAGCCGCAACCTGATTCAGTCGATGGCTGGCTGTCATCAAAAACCAAAGTTCGCGCAGTTGCTTCAAGGTGTAGGGGCGAACCTGCTTGGATCCAGGGCGGCATCGCGCCTGCGTGCGATCATACAGCCGAAACGCCGCGCGAAGCGGGTAAGCATCGGCGAAGTTCGACATTGGCTAAACAAGGCCACTACCATATCAGGCCGACCACGCCTGATCGCAAAGCCCGCAAGACACCCGTTCACCGGACTGCCCCTTTCTTCAATACAGGTTGTTGCGACCAAGACGGCTGGAGATTGA
- a CDS encoding lipopolysaccharide biosynthesis protein, protein MFAALVRNILITGVAYFIISAIGLLMAPILIASYGLAGYGQILLARLPLPSASFGLFDLGIGENATRAIATTRPTNDNAAAGKAISLLLVLATVLGFVVGAALFAAAPLITEWLNIEPEGRAGFVAVLRLTALLEPLLFLTLVSEGILRGFEAFRKLRGCEILSALLYGSLGIGAVFSDLGPNNVAVALLIGLVARAVVAGFFAIGILRGNGVRLTVWDYQTRDDIARWSGTMLYSKALGIIQTQMSSPLLGILIGPSAVGLFDSIARVPRFIKSAFGLINTTALPLGARLLSADDRQRSQRLGRGGIAAALMIAAPPIVMLAAFSEPVLFHWLGSAISSHWMWLAMFMAVPLLNVPRGFAGTLVAADRACVNRLNVYTLIQSVLQLVLSVALLSYFTPWSFVIGEVVSLALLFPLQMRVIAMRIDLRSDLVTQCLAAIAIALVVAGGLYLLLPEPSPIVLLAILLLGPALIWFLYAFLLLPRALREHAIRAFLGLFRAAPDDKLI, encoded by the coding sequence ATGTTCGCAGCGCTGGTCCGGAATATTCTGATTACCGGAGTAGCCTATTTCATCATCAGCGCCATCGGCTTGTTGATGGCCCCGATCCTGATCGCTTCATATGGGCTGGCAGGCTATGGTCAGATACTCCTGGCGCGTCTGCCGCTGCCAAGCGCGTCGTTCGGCCTGTTCGATCTGGGGATCGGCGAGAACGCCACACGCGCAATAGCGACCACCCGTCCGACGAACGACAACGCGGCTGCCGGAAAAGCGATCTCCCTGCTGCTGGTCTTGGCCACTGTACTCGGTTTTGTCGTTGGAGCCGCGCTCTTTGCCGCAGCGCCCCTGATTACCGAATGGCTCAACATCGAACCTGAAGGACGGGCAGGCTTCGTCGCCGTCCTTCGGCTCACCGCCCTGCTCGAACCGCTGCTGTTCCTGACGCTTGTTAGCGAAGGGATCCTGCGCGGCTTTGAAGCCTTTCGCAAGTTGAGAGGTTGCGAAATCCTGTCGGCCTTACTTTACGGTTCGCTTGGTATCGGCGCGGTGTTCAGCGATCTGGGTCCAAACAATGTAGCCGTCGCTCTCTTGATCGGGTTGGTCGCCCGAGCCGTCGTGGCAGGATTTTTCGCTATTGGCATACTGCGCGGCAATGGCGTTAGGTTGACTGTTTGGGACTACCAGACACGCGATGACATCGCACGATGGTCTGGAACCATGTTGTATAGCAAGGCCCTTGGCATCATCCAGACACAGATGAGTTCGCCGCTACTCGGCATCCTAATCGGCCCTTCTGCAGTGGGGTTGTTCGATAGCATCGCACGGGTGCCGAGGTTCATCAAATCGGCTTTCGGGCTTATAAATACCACTGCCCTTCCGCTCGGTGCCCGCCTGCTGAGCGCAGACGACAGGCAACGTTCGCAGCGTCTCGGTAGAGGGGGTATTGCAGCAGCGCTGATGATTGCAGCTCCACCGATTGTCATGCTCGCCGCATTTTCCGAGCCTGTGCTCTTTCACTGGCTCGGGTCGGCCATTTCCAGTCACTGGATGTGGCTCGCGATGTTCATGGCCGTCCCGCTGCTGAACGTCCCGCGCGGATTTGCCGGCACGCTGGTTGCAGCGGATCGAGCCTGCGTGAACAGGCTGAACGTCTATACGCTGATCCAGTCGGTGTTGCAGCTCGTCCTGTCGGTCGCGCTGCTGAGTTACTTTACGCCTTGGTCATTCGTGATCGGCGAGGTCGTGAGCCTCGCTTTGCTTTTTCCGCTCCAGATGCGGGTAATTGCCATGCGGATTGATCTGCGCAGCGATTTGGTGACGCAGTGCCTTGCCGCGATCGCCATTGCACTCGTCGTCGCTGGTGGGCTCTACCTGCTCTTGCCCGAACCAAGCCCGATCGTGCTGCTCGCAATCTTGCTGCTTGGGCCCGCACTGATTTGGTTTCTTTACGCCTTTTTGCTGCTACCGCGCGCTCTTCGCGAGCACGCTATCCGCGCATTCTTGGGATTATTTCGTGCAGCTCCGGACGACAAGCTGATATAG
- a CDS encoding aminotransferase class I/II-fold pyridoxal phosphate-dependent enzyme, whose amino-acid sequence MAKIDDLVLTGAASLGDALQLIERTAKEVALVVDDDAKLVALLTDGDIRRLLLQDWTLGRSLRDLPERSPITACMPCSDAEAVGLLDRHKIDQLPIVDDNGRVIDLLLRRDLTEKIWLSTPHMGEDELQYVNQAFATNWIAPLGPNVDAFEKELAQFVGVQHGAALSSGTAAIHLALVLLGVGPGDRVICPSLTFVASANPVLYQGAEPIFVDVETGSWNICPLALERALAECKREGRLPKAVITVDLYGQAADYRSIVPICAAYGVPIVEDAAEALGAKLDGQACGSFGKIGIFSFNGNKIITTSGGGMLVADDPDLVARARKLSTQARDDAPWYEHSEVGYNYRMSNVLAGIGRGQLAKLEERVDKRREIFARYEQALADCTALTWMPEFDGSRSNRWLTTCLLNHSLDPQAVMQDLARLNIEARRVWKPMHLQPLFKQARFVSSNETSDVSADLFARGLCLPSGSNMTLDQVDRVAAALADAVSRQPSQA is encoded by the coding sequence TTGGCGAAGATTGACGATCTTGTTCTGACCGGAGCCGCATCACTCGGCGATGCCTTGCAGCTCATTGAGCGCACCGCAAAGGAAGTGGCGCTCGTGGTGGATGATGATGCCAAGCTGGTCGCCCTTCTCACCGATGGCGATATCCGGCGACTGCTTTTGCAGGACTGGACTTTGGGCAGGAGTTTGCGCGATCTGCCAGAACGCTCGCCAATCACCGCTTGCATGCCATGCAGCGACGCCGAAGCCGTCGGGCTGTTGGACAGGCACAAGATCGATCAACTGCCGATCGTCGATGACAATGGCCGGGTGATCGATTTATTGCTGCGCCGAGATCTGACTGAGAAAATCTGGTTGTCGACGCCGCATATGGGCGAAGACGAACTCCAGTACGTCAACCAGGCATTCGCCACCAATTGGATTGCACCGCTTGGTCCCAACGTTGACGCTTTCGAAAAAGAACTCGCGCAATTCGTCGGAGTACAACACGGCGCTGCATTGTCATCGGGAACTGCGGCTATCCATCTGGCGCTTGTGCTCCTCGGCGTCGGCCCGGGCGACCGCGTAATTTGCCCGTCGTTGACCTTCGTCGCGAGTGCAAACCCGGTTCTCTATCAAGGGGCGGAACCGATTTTTGTAGATGTGGAGACCGGCAGTTGGAACATCTGTCCGCTCGCCCTGGAGCGTGCTCTGGCCGAGTGCAAACGGGAGGGACGGCTCCCCAAGGCGGTGATCACGGTCGACCTCTATGGCCAGGCAGCCGATTATCGCAGCATTGTTCCGATCTGCGCAGCATACGGCGTCCCGATCGTCGAGGATGCTGCGGAAGCGCTGGGCGCGAAGCTCGACGGGCAGGCGTGCGGATCGTTCGGGAAGATCGGCATCTTCAGTTTTAATGGAAACAAGATCATCACAACCTCGGGCGGCGGCATGCTGGTGGCAGACGATCCTGACTTGGTCGCGCGAGCCCGGAAGCTTTCTACGCAGGCTCGCGATGACGCGCCATGGTACGAGCACTCCGAAGTCGGCTACAATTACCGGATGAGCAATGTCCTGGCGGGCATCGGTCGCGGTCAACTGGCAAAGCTCGAGGAGAGGGTCGACAAGCGGCGCGAAATCTTTGCGCGATATGAGCAGGCACTTGCCGATTGCACGGCGCTGACGTGGATGCCGGAATTCGACGGCAGCAGGTCAAACCGCTGGCTGACAACCTGCCTGTTGAATCACTCGCTCGACCCGCAAGCGGTCATGCAAGATCTCGCGCGGCTCAATATCGAAGCACGCAGAGTCTGGAAGCCCATGCACCTGCAGCCGCTGTTCAAGCAAGCACGCTTCGTAAGCAGTAACGAAACGAGCGATGTGTCTGCTGACTTATTCGCTCGCGGACTGTGCCTGCCTTCGGGTTCGAACATGACACTCGACCAGGTCGACAGGGTTGCTGCGGCGCTTGCCGATGCCGTTTCGCGCCAGCCGTCGCAAGCATGA